In Nitrosarchaeum koreense MY1, one genomic interval encodes:
- a CDS encoding SDR family oxidoreductase: MIENKVAIITGASSGIGFATALALSKAGAKVAIGARRTNMLLELEKKIKENGGEVYSQKLDVTNRNECSSFVENVLKKWGTVDILVNNAGLMPLSFFKNLKIDEWEQMIDVNIKGVLYCTGAVVTHMLEKKSGHIINISSVAGRIVFPAGSVYCATKHAITAFSEGLRQELSVRKNIRVTCIEPGVVATELTNTITDESLQAFVESAKKMEALQAEDIANAIVYAVESPNHVNVNEILIRPTTQDR, from the coding sequence ATGATTGAAAATAAAGTAGCGATAATTACCGGTGCAAGTAGTGGAATTGGATTTGCTACTGCATTAGCACTTTCAAAAGCAGGAGCAAAAGTTGCAATAGGTGCACGACGAACAAATATGCTTTTAGAATTAGAAAAAAAGATTAAAGAAAATGGCGGAGAAGTTTATTCTCAAAAACTAGATGTTACTAATAGAAATGAATGCAGTTCTTTTGTCGAAAACGTTTTGAAAAAGTGGGGGACTGTTGACATACTAGTAAATAACGCAGGACTTATGCCTCTGAGTTTTTTCAAAAATTTGAAGATTGATGAATGGGAACAAATGATTGATGTCAATATCAAAGGCGTATTATATTGTACAGGAGCTGTTGTTACACACATGCTTGAAAAGAAATCAGGTCATATTATTAACATCTCTTCAGTTGCTGGAAGAATAGTTTTTCCTGCTGGTAGCGTTTATTGTGCCACAAAACATGCGATCACTGCTTTTAGTGAAGGGCTAAGACAAGAACTAAGCGTAAGAAAGAATATCCGCGTTACATGTATTGAACCAGGAGTTGTTGCAACTGAACTAACAAACACAATTACTGATGAATCTTTACAAGCATTTGTTGAAAGTGCTAAAAAAATGGAAGCATTACAAGCTGAAGATATTGCAAATGCAATTGTTTATGCTGTAGAATCACCAAATCATGTAAATGTCAATGAAATTTTAATCAGACCTACTACACAAGATCGTTAA
- a CDS encoding AN1-type zinc finger domain-containing protein, protein MKPEKCAYCGDMVDMPFQCNYCKDPFCAEHRLPEEHRCVKLTQIRARRFGEKKVIRDGGPNKQNVFKRIFRKFKD, encoded by the coding sequence ATGAAGCCTGAAAAATGCGCTTATTGTGGTGACATGGTAGATATGCCATTTCAGTGTAATTATTGTAAAGATCCATTTTGCGCTGAACATAGACTTCCAGAAGAACATAGATGTGTAAAATTAACTCAGATCAGAGCTCGTAGATTTGGTGAGAAAAAAGTGATCAGAGATGGAGGTCCAAACAAACAAAATGTTTTCAAAAGAATATTTAGAAAATTCAAAGATTAG
- the glnA gene encoding type I glutamate--ammonia ligase: MPYKVSHGKALQVTYSPDEVFARIQHEGIQFIDLQFTGLTGRFHHTTISAITFTPEQMRDGLPKLDGSSIIGFTNVDDSDLILKPDPNTFAIIPWMTENKTARLLCDIYWGGNRGRLSRDPRGISQKAEEYVKTQGFDYSAWGPEVEFFVFDRVHWDVLTPYKGQSYSIESKEAPWNNEGSGYPMGLQEGYYPSTPSDTLTPYRNECVNILNNDFGILCDNHHHEVATAGQCEIDIKYDYMTNAADAAQSYKYVIKNVAQKYGKVATMMPKPIAMDAGSGMHVNVSLWKGKENVFYDPDDADELSQTAKYFCGGIINHAKALSAICNPTTNSYHRLVPGYEAPAYIAWSAGNRSAIVRVPQHLKGKNYASLKRLEFRAPDPSSNPYLVFAAVTAAGMDGVKKKMDPGDQVRDDIFKMTKSDRAKRGIGVLPKSLGEAIDELESDRKFLLPIYTNDVIDKIIELGKRDQREIAIRPHPHEFYLYFDI; this comes from the coding sequence TTGCCCTATAAAGTTAGTCATGGAAAAGCACTTCAAGTAACATATTCACCAGATGAAGTTTTTGCCAGAATTCAGCACGAAGGAATTCAGTTTATAGATCTTCAGTTTACTGGTCTTACTGGACGTTTTCATCATACTACTATTTCAGCCATAACATTTACCCCTGAACAAATGAGGGATGGATTACCAAAATTAGATGGATCATCGATTATTGGTTTTACTAATGTTGATGATTCAGATCTTATTTTAAAACCAGATCCTAATACTTTTGCCATAATTCCATGGATGACTGAAAATAAAACGGCAAGGCTGCTATGTGATATCTATTGGGGCGGTAATAGGGGAAGATTGTCTAGGGATCCTCGAGGGATATCACAAAAAGCAGAAGAATATGTAAAAACTCAGGGTTTTGATTATAGTGCTTGGGGTCCAGAAGTAGAATTTTTTGTGTTTGATAGGGTACATTGGGATGTTCTGACTCCATACAAGGGTCAATCCTATTCAATTGAATCAAAAGAGGCGCCATGGAATAATGAAGGAAGTGGATATCCTATGGGTCTTCAAGAAGGATACTATCCAAGTACTCCTTCAGATACTTTGACTCCATATAGAAATGAATGTGTAAATATTTTGAATAATGATTTCGGCATACTATGTGATAATCATCATCACGAGGTAGCTACTGCTGGGCAATGTGAAATTGATATCAAATATGATTACATGACAAATGCTGCTGATGCAGCCCAGTCTTACAAATATGTAATAAAAAATGTAGCACAGAAATATGGTAAAGTTGCAACTATGATGCCAAAACCTATTGCAATGGATGCAGGTTCTGGAATGCATGTTAATGTTAGTTTATGGAAAGGAAAAGAGAATGTGTTTTATGATCCTGATGATGCTGATGAATTAAGTCAAACTGCAAAATATTTTTGTGGTGGAATTATTAATCATGCAAAAGCATTATCTGCAATTTGTAATCCTACTACTAATTCATATCACAGACTTGTCCCAGGTTATGAAGCACCAGCTTATATCGCATGGAGTGCAGGTAATAGATCTGCTATAGTTAGAGTACCACAACATCTTAAAGGTAAAAATTATGCTAGCCTTAAGAGACTTGAATTTAGAGCTCCTGATCCTTCATCAAACCCATATCTGGTATTTGCTGCAGTAACTGCAGCTGGAATGGATGGAGTAAAAAAGAAAATGGATCCAGGTGATCAAGTTCGTGATGATATTTTTAAAATGACAAAATCAGATAGAGCTAAAAGAGGAATAGGAGTTTTACCAAAAAGTTTAGGCGAAGCAATAGATGAATTAGAAAGTGACAGAAAGTTCCTTCTTCCAATTTATACAAATGATGTCATTGATAAAATAATTGAGTTAGGAAAAAGAGATCAACGGGAAATTGCAATAAGACCACATCCTCATGAATTTTATCTGTATTTTGATATCTAA
- the thsB gene encoding thermosome subunit beta, which produces MGMQATSKGTMPVVLLKEGGSETKGRDAQKNNIAAAKIIAEIVHSSLGPRGMDKMLVDSLGDVTITNDGATILKEIDVQHPAAKMLVEISKTTDNEVGDGTTSAVILAGALLENAESLLDQNVHPTIIVDGYRKAAKKAKQFLQEISETVSANDKTILNKIAKTSMQTKLVRKDSDQLADIIVKAVLAVVEKEGEKFNVDIDDIKVEKKAGGSIKDSVIIQGIVLDKEIVHGGMPRKISDAKIALINKALEISKTETDAKINISNPQQLKSFLDEENRMLKNMVDKVIGSGANVVLCQKGIDDMAQHYLAKAGIIAVRRIKESDLTKLAKATGARIVNNLDDIFEKDLGDAQLVEERKIEEDKWVFIEGCKHPKSVTLLLRGGSQRVVDEVERSVHDSLMVVKDVIEKPEIVAGGGAPETYAATKIRSWAKSLEGREQLAAEKFADSLESIPLTLSENAGMDPIDTLTVLRSRQMKGEKWTGIDVMKGKIGNMKSSDIIEPLAVKLQIVSAAAEAACMILRIDDVIATQKSAGPPPGAEGGMPGMGGMGGMPGMGGMGGMPDMGGMM; this is translated from the coding sequence ATGGGTATGCAAGCAACTTCTAAAGGCACTATGCCGGTTGTCTTACTAAAAGAAGGAGGCTCTGAAACCAAAGGACGAGACGCACAAAAAAACAATATAGCAGCAGCCAAGATTATTGCTGAAATTGTACATTCCAGTCTTGGTCCAAGAGGTATGGATAAGATGCTTGTTGACTCACTTGGAGACGTTACAATTACAAATGATGGTGCAACAATTCTCAAAGAAATTGATGTACAACATCCAGCAGCAAAAATGCTCGTTGAAATTTCAAAAACAACAGATAATGAAGTTGGTGATGGTACAACATCTGCTGTTATTTTAGCAGGTGCACTTTTGGAAAACGCTGAATCACTTTTAGATCAGAATGTTCACCCAACAATTATTGTAGATGGATATAGAAAAGCTGCAAAAAAGGCAAAACAATTCCTTCAAGAAATATCTGAGACAGTATCTGCAAATGACAAAACAATTCTAAATAAAATTGCAAAAACATCCATGCAAACAAAATTGGTAAGAAAAGATTCTGATCAATTAGCCGATATTATTGTAAAAGCAGTTCTAGCAGTTGTTGAAAAAGAAGGTGAAAAGTTTAATGTTGATATTGATGATATTAAAGTAGAAAAGAAAGCCGGTGGCTCGATTAAAGATTCTGTTATTATCCAAGGTATTGTACTTGATAAAGAAATTGTTCATGGGGGAATGCCAAGAAAAATTTCTGATGCAAAAATAGCCTTAATTAACAAAGCATTAGAAATCAGTAAAACCGAAACCGATGCTAAAATTAACATTTCAAATCCACAACAATTGAAATCATTTCTTGATGAGGAAAATAGAATGTTAAAGAATATGGTCGATAAAGTAATTGGCTCTGGAGCAAATGTAGTATTATGTCAAAAAGGAATTGATGACATGGCTCAACACTATCTAGCAAAAGCAGGAATCATTGCAGTTCGAAGAATCAAAGAAAGTGATCTTACAAAACTTGCAAAAGCAACTGGTGCTAGAATAGTAAACAATCTTGATGATATATTTGAAAAAGATCTAGGAGATGCTCAACTTGTAGAGGAAAGAAAAATTGAAGAAGACAAATGGGTATTCATTGAAGGCTGCAAGCATCCAAAATCTGTTACTTTACTTCTTCGTGGCGGCTCTCAAAGAGTTGTTGATGAGGTTGAACGTTCGGTTCATGATTCACTAATGGTAGTAAAAGATGTAATTGAAAAACCAGAAATTGTTGCAGGAGGCGGTGCCCCTGAAACTTATGCTGCAACTAAGATAAGAAGTTGGGCAAAATCATTAGAAGGTAGAGAACAACTCGCTGCTGAAAAATTTGCTGATTCTTTAGAATCAATTCCATTAACACTTTCAGAAAATGCTGGAATGGATCCAATTGATACACTAACAGTTCTTCGTTCTAGACAAATGAAAGGAGAAAAATGGACTGGAATTGATGTTATGAAAGGCAAAATCGGAAATATGAAATCAAGTGATATAATTGAACCTTTAGCAGTTAAACTTCAGATTGTTTCAGCAGCAGCAGAAGCAGCCTGTATGATTCTTAGAATTGATGATGTCATTGCCACACAAAAATCTGCAGGACCACCACCAGGAGCAGAAGGTGGAATGCCTGGAATGGGCGGTATGGGTGGAATGCCTGGAATGGGCGGTATGGGTGGAATGCCTGATATGGGCGGAATGATGTAA
- the glyA gene encoding serine hydroxymethyltransferase: MAKSSNKESYNKIFSNLKEHHKWFENSIPLIASENIPSPAVREAITSDFGNRYAEGWPGERVYAGCVYIDEVEFECMKLAKKLYKAKFADVRPISGVVANLAVYSAFTNPGDVMLAPSIPAGGHISHGKKEHSGTAGLVHGLEIEFYPFDAEEMTIDVEKTKQKVEELKKAGNLPKMAMFGGSLFLFPHPVKELADFLKSFDMHINYDAAHVAGLIAGGRFQDPLREGADTMTMSTHKTLFGPQGGLVLGSEKHEEPIKKATFPGLTSSHHIHHMAGKAVAFAEALEFGKDYANQVIKNAKVFAESLNDAGFKVLGEKRGFTESHQIAVNVLDYSDGGKVEADLEKANIIVNRQLIPGDIKAGRNYFHPGGIRLGVSEITRLGMKQNEMKEIASYIKEVIIDKKDPKKILTKVKSFRKNYQKVHYCFDKKLGAYEYVKLR, translated from the coding sequence ATGGCAAAATCGTCAAATAAAGAATCTTACAATAAAATTTTCTCAAATTTAAAAGAACATCATAAATGGTTTGAAAATTCTATTCCATTAATTGCAAGTGAGAACATACCTAGTCCTGCTGTTAGAGAGGCAATAACATCAGATTTTGGAAATAGATATGCCGAAGGTTGGCCAGGTGAGAGAGTCTATGCAGGATGTGTGTACATTGATGAGGTTGAGTTTGAATGTATGAAGCTTGCAAAGAAGTTGTATAAGGCAAAATTTGCAGATGTAAGACCTATCTCTGGTGTGGTTGCTAATCTTGCAGTATATTCTGCTTTTACAAACCCAGGCGATGTAATGCTAGCACCTTCAATTCCTGCGGGAGGTCATATTTCTCATGGTAAGAAAGAACATTCAGGAACTGCCGGATTAGTTCATGGTTTGGAAATTGAATTTTATCCATTTGATGCAGAAGAGATGACAATTGATGTTGAAAAGACAAAACAGAAAGTTGAGGAATTAAAGAAAGCGGGTAATCTGCCAAAAATGGCAATGTTTGGCGGATCGTTGTTTTTGTTTCCACATCCTGTTAAAGAATTAGCAGATTTTCTAAAGAGTTTTGATATGCATATCAATTATGATGCTGCACATGTTGCTGGATTAATTGCTGGTGGAAGATTTCAGGATCCATTACGAGAAGGTGCAGACACTATGACAATGAGTACTCATAAAACTTTGTTTGGGCCACAAGGAGGACTTGTTTTAGGTTCTGAGAAACATGAAGAACCGATCAAGAAAGCAACATTCCCAGGATTAACTAGTAGTCATCACATTCATCATATGGCAGGTAAAGCAGTAGCATTTGCAGAAGCATTAGAATTTGGAAAAGATTACGCTAACCAAGTTATTAAAAATGCCAAAGTGTTTGCAGAATCACTTAATGACGCAGGTTTTAAAGTTCTAGGTGAAAAGAGAGGGTTTACTGAATCACATCAAATTGCTGTTAATGTTTTAGATTATTCTGATGGAGGAAAAGTTGAAGCAGATTTAGAAAAAGCTAACATCATTGTAAATAGACAACTTATTCCAGGTGACATCAAAGCTGGTCGTAATTATTTTCATCCTGGAGGAATTAGACTAGGAGTTTCTGAAATTACTAGACTAGGCATGAAACAAAACGAGATGAAAGAGATTGCATCATATATCAAAGAGGTAATAATTGATAAAAAAGATCCCAAGAAAATTCTTACAAAAGTAAAATCTTTTAGAAAGAATTATCAAAAAGTTCATTATTGTTTTGATAAAAAACTTGGGGCTTATGAATACGTAAAATTAAGATAA